One genomic window of Comamonas serinivorans includes the following:
- a CDS encoding PsiF family protein, translated as MKHTWVIAVLSLTASLSFAKGPAPAASAPAKTPTAQQQLMSTCNSEATGKKGDERKAFMQQCLSDGKKQQQSRMKVCNAEATGKKGDERKAFMSECLKK; from the coding sequence ATGAAACACACCTGGGTGATCGCCGTTTTGTCCCTGACCGCCAGCCTGAGCTTTGCCAAGGGCCCGGCCCCCGCCGCCTCGGCGCCGGCCAAGACGCCCACGGCCCAGCAGCAGCTGATGAGCACCTGCAACAGCGAAGCCACCGGCAAAAAAGGCGATGAGCGCAAGGCCTTCATGCAGCAATGCCTGTCGGACGGCAAAAAGCAGCAACAGTCGCGCATGAAGGTGTGCAACGCCGAGGCCACCGGCAAGAAGGGCGACGAGCGCAAGGCCTTCATGAGCGAGTGCCTCAAGAAGTAA
- a CDS encoding GNAT family N-acetyltransferase: MTDLDPASPSNTQPPPELHRLPASRLPSDWSWLDAEALASLNTVVPLTTASQLPALLARPDVQTWAVTVAGDLQAVYVCSHHAQHRVTRIACAARPGAGGLALLRHTLAPLADALLADGAQKLSIHLLARSVRRLWPLFRLNRRFFLEGRLRHEWQPALQRHDDVLILSALAQADQRPAPGSLWLNARAQAAGRRFFSDWKTQPPRAPAPAAGPRPTDGADLARSGPSLQPQHLEGAVDLNAGLPEAPARGSTAIDLPGYRLRTLTAKDANDTLVHWLNAPQLMGSMNLPRFTFSLASVRALLAGFDRNFNQFIGVFKQASDELIGFYTVLVNEHARHAHLALCIYPSEAAASRIMVDTITPLTDSYFERFAIQKITGSVLVSNRRMLLSLPHNYTFLFEAVLRQECLGDPDRLDVVVFSTFRDPALRPRLGRFVPASASPG, translated from the coding sequence ATGACTGACCTCGACCCGGCTTCCCCCTCCAACACCCAGCCACCACCCGAGCTGCATCGCCTGCCCGCCTCGCGGCTGCCCAGCGACTGGTCCTGGCTGGACGCCGAGGCCCTGGCCAGCCTGAACACCGTCGTGCCGCTGACGACGGCCAGCCAGCTGCCAGCCCTGCTCGCCCGCCCCGATGTGCAGACCTGGGCCGTGACCGTGGCCGGCGACCTGCAGGCCGTGTACGTGTGCAGCCACCACGCGCAGCACCGGGTGACGCGCATCGCCTGCGCCGCCCGGCCCGGCGCCGGCGGGCTGGCGCTGCTGCGGCACACGCTCGCCCCGCTGGCCGACGCCCTGCTGGCCGATGGCGCACAGAAGCTTTCCATCCACCTGCTGGCGCGGTCCGTCCGGCGGCTGTGGCCGCTGTTCCGGCTCAACCGGCGCTTCTTCCTCGAAGGCCGGCTGCGCCACGAGTGGCAACCTGCGCTGCAGCGCCACGACGACGTGCTCATCCTGTCGGCACTGGCACAGGCCGACCAGCGGCCCGCGCCCGGCTCGCTGTGGCTCAACGCCCGCGCCCAGGCCGCCGGCCGGCGTTTTTTCAGCGACTGGAAGACGCAACCCCCACGCGCCCCGGCGCCGGCGGCTGGTCCACGGCCCACCGATGGGGCCGACCTTGCTCGAAGCGGCCCTTCGCTGCAGCCGCAGCACCTGGAAGGTGCCGTTGACCTCAATGCCGGCCTGCCCGAAGCGCCAGCGCGCGGCAGCACGGCCATCGACCTGCCCGGCTACCGGCTGCGCACGCTGACGGCCAAGGACGCCAACGACACCCTGGTGCACTGGCTGAACGCCCCGCAGCTCATGGGCAGCATGAACCTGCCGCGCTTCACCTTCAGCCTGGCCAGCGTGCGGGCCCTGCTGGCCGGCTTCGACCGCAACTTCAACCAGTTCATCGGCGTGTTCAAGCAGGCCAGCGACGAGCTGATCGGCTTCTACACCGTGCTCGTCAACGAACATGCGCGCCACGCCCACCTGGCGCTGTGCATCTACCCCAGCGAGGCCGCAGCCTCGCGCATCATGGTGGACACCATCACCCCGTTGACGGACAGCTACTTCGAGCGCTTCGCCATCCAGAAGATCACCGGCAGCGTGCTGGTCTCGAACCGGCGCATGCTGCTCAGCCTGCCGCACAACTACACCTTCCTCTTCGAGGCCGTGCTGCGCCAGGAATGCCTGGGTGACCCCGACCGACTGGACGTGGTGGTGTTCTCCACCTTCCGCGACCCGGCGCTGCGCCCGCGGCTCGGTCGCTTCGTGCCCGCCAGCGCGTCACCGGGCTGA
- a CDS encoding AMP-binding protein, with product MPGPEAGNPPASLAEGLARAASSPAGLRLFNGRGQLTAELSYRALNQQARVRATQLRALAGAGPRPAVVGLIAHTSLSFITDFLACQWAGLLPCPLPPPTVALGVGPYVERTLRMLAAVQASALLLDASHTPLQAAFERQAESIAPGLRVVPTDSLPAAADTVGLQPLQGSDAAYIQFSSGTTNAPKGIEISQRAICHNLHAILHAGLRIQPDDRAFSWLPLYHDMGLVGFLLAPILGAVPLDLLPPQAFARHPQLWPRLMAELRSTICFAPSFAWGLAADRTPPDQASALRLKLRVAGVGGDVVREHDLHRFATRFDVSGFSAGQFHPCYGLAEATLAVSMGPASVDAHGRSTSGTPLPGWDIRIVDDAGAPLPAMQTGRIHLRGPALMTGYWQHGRLSPVSPQDWFATEDLGHLTPAGELVVTGRLQSLLVIRGRNVHAEAVEAAVCAQLQLAHGTVMALQEARAPGESMALVVLVECPVQDPDQRRQWADTARRAAFSASGDAAEIRLVAPRTVKLTTSGKIARQMTLDHLRQGHD from the coding sequence ATGCCGGGACCTGAGGCCGGCAACCCGCCCGCCAGCCTGGCCGAGGGCCTCGCCCGGGCGGCCAGCAGCCCGGCCGGGCTGCGCCTGTTCAATGGCCGGGGCCAGCTGACGGCCGAACTCAGCTACCGCGCGCTGAACCAGCAGGCCCGCGTGCGGGCCACGCAGCTTCGCGCCCTCGCGGGTGCCGGGCCGCGACCCGCGGTGGTCGGCCTGATCGCCCACACCAGCCTGTCGTTCATCACCGATTTCCTGGCCTGCCAATGGGCGGGGCTGCTGCCCTGCCCCCTGCCGCCCCCCACCGTGGCGCTGGGCGTGGGGCCGTACGTCGAGCGCACGCTGCGCATGCTGGCCGCCGTGCAGGCCAGCGCCTTGCTGCTCGATGCATCCCACACCCCGCTGCAAGCCGCGTTCGAACGCCAGGCCGAGTCGATCGCGCCCGGCCTGCGCGTGGTGCCCACAGACTCGCTGCCCGCCGCCGCCGACACCGTGGGCCTGCAACCGTTACAAGGCAGCGACGCGGCCTACATCCAGTTCTCGTCCGGCACCACCAACGCCCCCAAGGGCATCGAAATCTCGCAGCGCGCCATCTGCCACAACCTGCATGCCATCCTGCATGCCGGCCTGCGCATCCAGCCCGACGACCGCGCCTTCTCCTGGCTGCCGCTGTACCACGACATGGGGCTGGTGGGCTTTCTGCTGGCCCCCATCCTGGGCGCGGTGCCACTGGACCTGCTGCCGCCACAGGCCTTTGCGCGCCACCCGCAGCTGTGGCCCCGGCTCATGGCCGAGTTGCGGAGCACCATTTGCTTTGCCCCGTCGTTCGCCTGGGGCCTGGCCGCCGACCGCACGCCGCCAGACCAGGCCAGCGCCCTGCGCCTGAAGCTGCGCGTGGCGGGCGTGGGCGGCGATGTCGTGCGCGAGCACGACCTGCACCGCTTCGCCACGCGCTTTGACGTCAGCGGCTTCTCGGCCGGCCAGTTTCACCCCTGCTATGGCCTGGCCGAAGCCACGCTGGCCGTCAGCATGGGGCCGGCCAGCGTCGATGCACACGGGCGCAGCACCAGCGGCACGCCCTTGCCGGGGTGGGACATCCGCATCGTGGACGACGCCGGCGCGCCACTGCCGGCCATGCAAACAGGCCGCATCCACCTGCGCGGCCCGGCCCTGATGACGGGCTATTGGCAGCACGGGCGCTTGTCCCCGGTGTCGCCCCAGGACTGGTTCGCCACCGAAGACCTGGGCCACCTCACGCCGGCCGGCGAGCTGGTCGTGACCGGCCGCCTGCAATCGCTGCTGGTGATCCGTGGGCGCAACGTCCACGCCGAGGCCGTCGAGGCCGCGGTCTGCGCCCAGCTCCAGCTGGCCCACGGCACGGTGATGGCCCTTCAGGAAGCCCGAGCGCCGGGTGAGTCCATGGCGCTGGTGGTCCTGGTCGAATGCCCCGTGCAGGACCCCGACCAGCGTCGGCAGTGGGCCGACACCGCGCGACGGGCGGCCTTCAGCGCGAGCGGCGATGCGGCCGAAATCCGACTCGTCGCCCCGCGGACGGTGAAGCTGACCACCTCGGGCAAAATCGCGCGCCAGATGACCTTAGACCACCTGCGCCAGGGCCATGACTGA
- a CDS encoding SapC family protein produces MTSRLQPLSPEQHLGLGLRPAPNWAFCRTLDAVPITLPEFADLVGAHPIVFSAGPAPQPLAVLGAQPGLNDFLDTDLQWPRHQPLPAVLKHHPFAMGVDPTHAQRAVVMLDTADARLVPLEEDDTAQPLFTFDGRPSPTLSAITQQLGAHWAALQDTVALGRALHDAGLLVDLRAEVRLSDGSTHTTRSFRSVNASAFRQLQPALLSAWFQRGWTDAIALHLASLRRWTQLFERRQPAAAPHAGT; encoded by the coding sequence ATGACCTCGCGCCTGCAGCCCCTGTCCCCCGAACAGCACCTGGGCCTGGGCCTGCGCCCGGCCCCCAACTGGGCGTTCTGCCGCACGCTGGACGCCGTGCCCATCACCCTGCCCGAGTTCGCCGACCTGGTGGGCGCCCACCCCATCGTCTTTTCGGCCGGCCCGGCGCCCCAGCCGCTGGCCGTGCTGGGTGCGCAGCCGGGCCTGAACGACTTCCTCGACACCGACCTGCAGTGGCCCCGCCACCAGCCGCTGCCCGCCGTGCTCAAACACCACCCCTTTGCCATGGGCGTGGACCCGACCCATGCCCAGCGGGCCGTGGTGATGCTGGACACCGCCGATGCGCGCTTGGTGCCGCTGGAAGAGGATGACACGGCCCAGCCGCTGTTCACCTTCGATGGTCGGCCCTCACCCACCCTGTCCGCCATCACCCAGCAGCTGGGCGCGCACTGGGCCGCGCTGCAGGACACGGTGGCCCTGGGGCGTGCCCTGCACGACGCCGGGCTGCTGGTCGACCTGCGCGCCGAGGTCCGCCTGAGCGATGGCAGCACCCACACCACGCGCAGCTTCCGCAGCGTGAATGCGTCGGCCTTTCGTCAGCTGCAGCCGGCCCTGCTCAGCGCATGGTTTCAGCGCGGGTGGACCGACGCCATCGCCCTGCACCTGGCCAGCCTCCGGCGCTGGACCCAGCTCTTCGAGCGGCGCCAGCCCGCCGCTGCGCCGCATGCCGGGACCTGA